CGATCCGCACGACCTCGCGAAGCCGCGCGGGAAGCAGGACTGGCAGCGGGAGCCGCACTCGATCTGGTACCAGCGCACGTCGGGCATCTGGCAGACGGTGTGGCTGGAGAAGGTGCCGGCGACGCGCATCGGGTCCCTGCGCTGGACGGCGAGCCTGGAGCACTGGGCGGTGGGGCTGGACGTCCACCTCGAGGGCGCGCGCCGCGCGGGGCTGCGGCTCAAGGTGCGCCTGACCGCGAAGGGGCAGCTGCTGGCCGACGACACCTACCAGCTGGTGGCGGGCGAGGTGCACCGCCGCATCGCGCTCTCCGACCCGGGGATCGACGACTACCGCAACGAGCTGATCTGGCGTCCCGAGCAGCCGACGCTGATCGACGCGGAGCTGGAGCTGTGGGGCGAGCGCGGCGAGCGGATCGACGCGGTGCGCAGCTACACGGCCATCCGGCAGGTGGGGATGCAGGGCGACCGCTTCGTGCTCAACGGGCGGCCGTACCACCTGAAGCTCGTGCTCGACCAGGGCTACTGGGAGCACACGGGGCTCACCGCGCCGGGCGACGCGGCGCTGCGGCGCGACGTCGTGATGGCGAAGGCGATGGGCTTCAACGGCGTGCGCAAGCACCAGAAGATCGAGGATCCGCGCTACCTGTACTGGGCGGACAGGCTCGGGCTCCTGGTGTGGGAGGAGATGCCGAGCCCGTACCGGTTCACGCGCCTGGCGGTGGACCGGCTGACGAAGCAGTGGCTCGACGTGATGCGGCGCGACGCCAGCCATCCGTGCATCATGGCGTGGGTGCCGTTCAACGAGAGCTGGGGCGTCCCCGACCTGCCGTCGATGCCGGAGCAGCGGCACTGGGTGGAGGCGCTCTACCACCTCACGCGCACGGTGGACAGCTCGCGGCTGGTGGTCGGCAACGACGGCTGGGAGAGCGTGGCGACGGACCTGGTGGGCATCCACGACTACGACCACGATCCGGAGCGCATCCGCCGCCGCTACCGCCCCGAGGTGGAGCTGCCGCAGATCTTCCAGCGCGAGCGCCCGGGCCATCGGCTCCTGGTGCTCAACGACGTCGAGACGCACGCCAAGCTGCCGGTGGTGCTGTCGGAGTTCGGCGGCATCGCCTACGCGGCCGACGAGGACCGCACGTGGGGCTACTCGCGCTGCGCGACCGCCGAGGAGTTCCAGGCGCGCTACGCGGCGCTGCTGCGCGTGGTCAACGGCATCGGGCTGTTCACGGGGTTCTGCTACACGCAGTTCACCGACACGTACCAGGAGGCCAACGGGCTGCTCTACATGGACCGCACGCCCAAGTTCGACCTCGCGCAGATGGACCGCGCGACCCGGGGCGACGCCGACCGCATGCCGGAGCCGGGCCTGCCCGGCAGCCCACCGATGATCGTGCCCGAGCATGCGCCATAGCATGCGCCGTAGCATGCGGCGTGATCGGGCGCGTCACGCGCGATGCCGGCGCGCCTGACCCACGACCTGCGGGACGAGCGCGCGATCCGCGGCGGGCGGCGCGTCGACCTGACGTTCGGGCGCGAGGGCGACGACGAGCGCGTGCCGGCGGTGCTGCTGCTCCCGGAGGGCGCATCGCGCGAGCGGCCCGCGCCGGGCGCGGTGCTCCTGCACGGCTTCACGTCGCGCAAGGAGCAGATGGCGGACACGGTGGGCGCGCCGCTGCTCGCGCGCGGCATCGCCACCCTCGCCATCGACCTGCCGCTGCACGGCGAGCGCATCGCCGAGGGGCAGGGCTCGCAGTGGGGGAGCGGCGGCTACGCGCGCGCCGTGGATCGCTCCGCGTTCGGCAACCCGCTCGCGCTCGCGGGCAGCTGGCGCGCCGCGCAGCGCGAGACGTCGCTCGCCCTCGGCTACCTCGGCGCGCGCTCGGAGGTGGACCGCGAGCGGCTCGCGATCGTGGGCTTCTCCATGGGGTCGTTCCTGGGCGTGCTGGTGGCGGCGGCCGAGCCGCGCGTGCGCGCGCTGGTGCTCGCCGCCGGCGGCGACCTGCCCGAGGGGACGCCGTTCGCGCGCGTGATCCGCACGCTCGCCGATCCGCTGCGCGCGGTGCGGCGCTTCGACGGCCGCCCGCTGCTGATGGCGCACGGCCGCCGCGACACCACCGTCTCGCCCGCGCAGGCGCAGCGCCTGTTCGACGCCGCGCAGGAGCCGAAGGAGCTGCGGTGGTACGACGCGGGGCACTACCTCCCGGCGCGGGCCATCGACGACGCGGCGACCTGGCTGCTCGAGCGGTTGGGCTGACTCCGCTGCGTGCTCCGTGGCATCCACTGTCGCCCCGGACCCAGTTCCCTCTGGGAGGGATGCGGATCCTTCGGATGGAGACGGATGCGCCGGATCGCGCCGCACGACGGCGACGTCCCGTGCCCTGAGAGGGCCGATCCGTCTGATCCGTTCAGATCCGAAGCATCCGAATCCTCACCAACAGACCATAGAGTCCAGCGCGCCGAAGCGTCCCGAGGCCGTACACGCAGCACACAGCACGCAGCACGATACTCGCAGCGCTTCACGGCGCGTCGCTCAGCGCCCGGAGCCGCTCCGCCGCGGTCTCGGGGGTGAGGTCGCGCTGCGGCTCGCCCAGCATCTCGTAGCCGACGAGGAACTTGCGCACCGTCGCCGAGCGGAGGAGCGGCGGATAGAAGTGCAGGTGGAGGTGCCACTCGGGATACGCGGCGCCGTCGGTCGGGGCCTGGTGCAGCCCGGCCGAGTACGGGAACGACACGTCGAACAGGCGGTCGTAGCGGCGCGTGAGGCGTCCGAGCACGTCGGCCAGCGCGTCGCGCTCCGCGTCGTCGAGCGCGGCCACGTGCGGCACCGCGCGCCGGCTCACGACGAGCGTCTCGAACGGCCACACCGCCCAGAACGGCACGAGCGCGACGAAGTGGTCGTTCGCCACGACGACGCGCTCCCCGCGCGCGAGCTCCAGCGCGAGGTAGTCGCCGAGCAGCGTGCGGCCGTGGCGCGCGTGGTGCGCGCGCTGCCGATCGAGCTCGCGCGCGACGTGCATCGGCACCGTGCGCTGCGCCCAGATCTGCCCGTGGGGATGCGGGTTGCTGGCGCCCATCGCCTCGCCCTTGTTCTCGAAGATCTGCACGTGCGCGACCTGCGGATCGCTGCCGAGCGCGAGGTATTCGTCGGCCCACACGTCGACCACGCGCCGCACGTCCGCGAGCGGGAGGTCGGGCAGCGACTGGTCGTGGCGCGGCGAGAAGCAGACGACGCGGCAGCGCCCGGGCTCCGCGTGCGCGACCAGTAGGTCGCCGTCGTTCACGAGGACGTCGTCGCCACCGGGCACGAGCGCCGCGAAGTCGTTGTCGAAGACGAAGGTGCCGGTGTAGTCGGGATTGCGGTGCCCGCCCGCGCGCGCGTTGCCGGGGCACAGGTAGCACGTCGGATCGTAGGCGGGCCGCGCGGCGACGGCGGGCTTCTCGACCTGGCCCTGCCACGGCCGCTTGGCGCGGTGCGGCGACACGAGCACCCACTCGCCGCTGAGCGGGTTGAGGCGGCGGTGCGGTCGCTCGGCGAGCAGGGTCAGGTCGTCGGCCATGGTTCGTGTGCGTTCATCGTGAGCGGGGCTGCTGCGCGGCGCGGGCGGTTCTCCTCTGCACGACGGACGCCGCTCAACGTCTCCAGGGCCGGCGTCGTCGCGTCGGCTCGGGGGCGCGGAGGGGCCACCGGCTCGGGAATTGGCGCGGCGAAGCCCCGACCGCGCTGCGCGCGTCGGGTCTCCGCTCGCGCCAATTCCAGGTCGCTCGGCGGCCCCTCCACGCCCCCTCACCCCGAGCGTCCTCGGTGCGCACGCGCACGCTCGGCCGCCGCGTGCGCGGCGCGGCCGCGCGAGGCAAGCCGGATGCGAAACGCAGACGCCCGGGCGCCGCGGGCCTGGGGGAGGCGCCGAGCGACCTGTGTTCCGCGGCAGAGGAGACCCGCTGCGCGCAGCGCGAGCGGGGCTCCGACCCGCGGAATACCGAGCCGCCGCCTCCCCCAGGCCCGCGGCGCCGCGCACCGATGCCGGCCCTGCGCACGGCAGCGCACCAGGGCCGGCAACCGACTACCACGGGCGCGCCGAACGACGCGCGCCGCCGGAGTACCCGGGCAGGGATGACAGGGGAGTCATCGCCGCGCGGCCTCAACGTTCCGGCGTGGCCTTGCGTGACGCTGTCGAGCCGCGCACCCTCGGCAGGATTCCTCTCTTTCTTCCCTCCTCGGAGGTCCCAGGCGTGACCCGATCCGCACCTCGCCGCGCCGCGCTGCCCGCGCTGGCGCTCGCGACGGCCCTGCCGTTCGCCCTCACCCTCCTCGCGGGCCCGTCCGCCGTCGCGGCCCAGCAGCCGACGCGCTCGCGGATCAACGCGCCGGCGCCGGAGCCGGCCGCCCGGTTCGCGGCGGGGCAGTCCCTGCGCTTCGACAGCGCCGCGTTCGCCGCGCTGCGGTGGCGTGAGGTCGGGCCGCCGCGCGGCGGCCGCTCGGTGGCCGTGGCGGGCAGCGTCCAGCGCCCGCTCGAGTACTGGATGGGCACCACCGGCGGCGGCGTCTTCAAGACCACCGACGGCGGCATGTCCTGGCAGCCCGCCTCCGACCGCTACTTCGGCGGCACCATCGGCGCCATCGCCGTCGACCCGTCCAACGCGGACGTCGTGTACGTCGGCGGCGGCGAGACCGACATCCGCGGCAACACGTCGCACGGCGACGGCCTGTGGAAGACGACCGACGGCGGCCGCACGTGGACGATGCTCGGCTTCAAGGACGAGTACATCTCCACCATCCGGGTCCATCCGACCAACGCGAACGTCGTGTGGCTCGGCGTCTTCGGGCGCGTGTTCTCCGCGCATCCGGACCGCGGCGTCTACAAGAGCACCGACGGCGGGAAGTCGTTCCAGAAGGTGCTGTTCGTCAACGACTCGACGGGCGCGATCGACATCGCGCTCGATCCGTCGAACCCGGACGTGATGTACGCCGCGATGTGGCAGGCGTACCGCACGCCGTGGTCGATGTCGAGCGGCGGCATCCACTCGGGCATCTGGAAGAGCACCGACGGCGGCGCGAAGTGGACGAAGCTCACCGGCACCGCGCGCGGCCTGCCGACGGGCACCATCGGCAAGATCGGGCTCGCCGTCTCGCCGGCGAAGCCGAGCCGCATCTGGGCGCAGATCGAGCACGACTCGGGCGGCGTGTACCGCTCCGACGACGGCGGCCAGTCGTGGAGCTACATCAACCGCGACCGCAAGCTGCGCCAGCGCGCGTGGTACTACTCGCAGCTCTACGCCGACCCGAAGGACTCGAACGTCGTCTACGGGCTGAACGTGGGCATGTTCCGCTCGAAGGACGGCGGCGTGACCTTCCCCGAGACGCTCAACCCGCCGCATGGCGACAACCACGACCTCTGGATCGCGCCGAACGATCCGAACCGGATGGTGCAGGCGAACGACGGCGGCGCGAACGTCTCGCTGAACCGCGGCGCCAGCTGGACGGCGCAGAGCTACGCCACGGCGCAGTTCTACCACGTCAGCACCACCAACGAGTTCCCGTACAAGGTCTGCGGCGCGCAGCAGGACAACTCGACCCTCTGCGGCCCGAGCCGCAAGGAGGGTGGCGTGACGATGGCCGACTGGTACGACGCGGGCGGCGGCGAGTCGGGCTACGTGACGCCGCACCCGACCAAGCCGGACGTCATCTTCGCCGGCAGCTACGGCGGCCTGCTGACGCGCAAGGACCGGCGCACGGAGTTCGAGCGCAACGTCACGGTGTACCCGGACAACCCGATGGGCTACTCGTCGGAGGACATCCCGGTGCGCTTCCAGTGGACGTTCCCGATCGTCTTCTCGCGCCACGATCCGGGCGTGCTGTACGCGGGCGGCAACTTCCTCTTCCGCTCGACCGACGAGGGGCAGAGCTGGACGCGCGTCTCGCCCGACCTGTCGCGCCACGACCCGCGCACGATGGGCGCCTCGGGCGGCCCGATCACGAAGGACCAGACGGGCGTCGAGACGTACGGCGTGATCTTCACGTTCGACGAGTCGCCGCTGCAGAAGGGGCTCCTGTGGGCGGGCACCGACGACGGCTACGTCTGGATGTCGCGCGACAACGGCGCCAACTGGAAGAACGTGACGCCGCCCGACATGGGCGACTTCACGCGCGTCTCGATGATCGAGCCGGGGCACTACGCGGCGTGCGCCGCCTACGTGGCGAGCAACCGCTACCAGCAGGACGACAAGCGCCCGATCATCCACAAGACGACCGACTGCGGCGCCACCTGGACCAAGATCGTCAACGGGATCGGCGCGGAGGACTTCACGCGCGTGGTGCGTGAGGATCCGGTGCGTCGCGGCCTGCTGTACGCGGGCACGGAGCGCGGCGTGTGGGTGTCGTTCGACGACGGCGCGAACTGGCAGACGCTGCGGCGCAACCTGCCGCCGGTGCCGGTGCACGACCTCGTGGTGAAGGACGCGGACCTGGTGATCGCGACGCACGGCCGCTCGTTCTGGATCATGGACGACGTGTCCGCGCTGCGGCAGGTGACGCCGCAGACGATCGCGAAGACGACGCTGTACAAGCCGCGCGACGCGTACCGCGTGAACTGGGGCGGCGGCGGCTTCGGCGGCGGCGGGCGTGGCGGCGGCAACACCGCGCCGTCGGGCGTGACGCTGTACTACCACCTCACGCAGCCCAACCAGCGCGTGCGGATGGAGTTCCTCGATGCCGCCGGCAAGACGATCAGCGCCTTCACCAGCGACCAGGACTCGGCCACCGCGGCGGACAGCGTGCGCGGCGCGCAGCGGCGCACGCAGCGCCTCGACTCGCTGGTCGCCACGGGCATCTCGCGCGACTCGGCCACGAAGCTGATGCGCACGAACGAGGGGAGCGGCGCGGGCGGCGGCGGTGGCGGGGCGGTGGACTTCGAGGCGCTCGCGCGCTCGGGGCCGCGGCCGCCGCGGGTGCCGAACCGCGCGGGGCTCAACACCTTCTCGTGGAACCTGCGCTATCCCGACGCGGTGCGGTTCGAGAACATGATCATGTGGGCCGGCAACACGAACGGCCCGATCGCGCCGCCGGGCACGTACAGCGTGCGCATGACGGTGGACGGCGAGGCGCAGCCGCACACGCAGACCTTCGTGGTGCGGAAGGACCCGCGCTCCGAGGCGACGCTGGCCGACCTGCAGGAGCAGTTCCGCTTCCTGACGCAGATCCGCGACCGCGTGAGCGACGCCAACAACGCGGTGCGCACGGTGCGCAACGTGCGCGCGCAGGTCGCCGACCGCACGAAGCTGATCGCCGGCAAGGCGCAGGCGGCGGAGTTCCAGCAGGCGTCGTCGACGCTGATGACCGAGCTGACGGCGCCCGAGGAGGCGATCTACCAGACGAAGAACCAGAGCTCGCAGGACCCGCTCAACTTCCCGATCAAGCTGAACAACAAGATCGCGGCGCTGACGGGCGTGGTGTCGAGCACCGAGGCGAAGCCGACGAAGCAGAGCTACGAGGTGTTCAACCGCCTCAGCGGCTCGCTCGAGGTGGAGCTGAAGAAGGTGCGGAAGTCGCTCGACGAGACGCTGCCGAAGGTGAACGCGATCCTGCGCGCGGCGGGGCTGCCGATCATCGTGCCGGGCACCGCGGAGCCGCGCGATCCCGCGCGCCCGGCGGTCGTGATGGACGACGACGCGATGGACGAGCAGAAGACGAAGTGGTAGCCGAGCGTCGGTGCGCCGGACCCGAACGGCGAACGGCGTTGCAAGGATAAGATCGGACAAGTTCTGATAACGACCGATGGCTCCGTGTGGCGCGAGATTCCTCGCCCTCCGCGGAGCCATCCGTCGTTATCCGATCTTCTCGGACGTTCATCCTTGCAATGCCGTTGGCAGGTCAAGGATCCGCAGTCCGCAGTCCGCGGCCCGCCGCACCGTTCTAGAACAGCGCCGCCCCGAAGATCCCCGCCAGCACCCAGAACACGACGATCGACGCCAGCCAGCCGACGAGCGCCGTCATCACCGCCTTGCCGGTGTCGAAGTCGAGCGCCTGCCGGATGGCGACGATGCCGGTGCCCAGCATCCAGAGCCAGATCACGATCTTCACCAGCACGCCGAGCACCGGGACGATCGCCGCGACCATCAGGACGCCCGGCGCCTGCGCGAAGCCGAGCGTCCGCAGCAGCTCGCCCCACGTCGCCGTGCCCTTGAAGACGCGCGTGCCCACGATGTAGGTGATCCCCGACCACACCGCCCAACCGATCAGCGAGCTCACGAGGCCCCCGAGGATCCCCGGGCCCCCGCGGAACGCGTTGCCGATCGCCGCCGCGATCGCGGCCAGGACCACCACGACCGCGGCCTGCCCGGTGGCGCTCGTGTCGGCCTCGACCTCCTCGTAGGTCGCGACGTCGAACATCGCGGCGCCGCGCATGCGGTCGACGATCGAGCGGCGCGGGATGGTGGCATCCATGGCATCCATGCGGGCGACTCCTCCGGCTGGGGGTGACGGCTGGGGGTGACGGCAGGCGGATGGCACATGCCGTGCGCGACTGCGGGCATCTTCCGAGGCCCTTCACCCCGCGACGATGCCGCCGTACTCGTTCCCCCGCAACCTCCGCGACCTCCTGCGTGCCGAGCCGAGGCTCGACCCGGACCGCGCGGCGCGGCTGCTGGCCGACGTGGCGACCGTGCTGGCGCCGCGACACGCGCAGGGCGAGGCGCACGGCGGCCTGACCCCCGAGCGCGTCCTCCTCGACGCCGACGGGCGCGCCACGCTCGCCGCGCCCCCGGCCGACGACGACGGGGCGCTCGCCCCCTGGCCCGCCTACCTCGCGCCCGAGCAGATCGACGGCCGCGAGCCCGATCCCGCCAGCGACGTCTACGCCCTCGGCCTCCTGGGCTGGGAGATGCTCGCCGGCCAGCCGCCCTGGGCCGGGGAGAGCCTCTACTCCATCGTGCTCAAGCAGCGCGAGCAGGACCTGCCGCGGCTCTCGACGCTGCGGCCGGGGCTCCCGCGCCACCTCGTGTTCGCGGTCGAGGGGGCGCTGCACAAGTCGCCGGGCGACCGGTGGCGCGGCGCCGACGAGATGCTCGCCCAGCTCGCGCCGGACGCGCACCCGGACCACGAGCCTGTCCACCACTACGGCCACGACTACGGCCACGACTACGCGCACGCGCATCCCCACGCGCCGCCGGTGGTCGGGGAGACGGTCGCGATCCCGCGCCACGTCGAGCCGCCCCTCGCGGCCCGCGGCCCCGTGGTCGGCATGCCGGCCGTCCCGCCGCCCGCGCCCCGGCCTCGCCCCTCGCGCCTGCGCCCGCTCGGCCTCGCGGCGCTGGCGGTCGCGGTGCTGGGCGCGGGCGCGGCCGGCCTCGCGGTCTTCCAGGGCAGCGAGGAGAAGGGGAGCACGCAGGCCTGGCTCGACTCCGTCTCGGCCGGCGGCGCGACCGGCGAGGTGATCTCCGAGAGCACGCTCACCATCGCCGAGGAGCGCGCCCGCGACCAGCTGCGCCGCGACTCGCTGGCGAGGGTGGCACGCGCCAGCGCGCGCCGCGACAGCATCCGCGCCGCGGCGGCCGCCGAGAGCGCGCAGGCCGCGGCCCCCGCGACCGACAGCGCCGCGCCGCGCGACACGACCGCGCGGCCCGACACGACGCCGTCACCCACGCCGTCGCCCACGCCGTCGCCCACGCCGCCGCCGACGGTGCCGCCGGCGACGCCGCCGGCGCCCTCCTCGACGCCGGCGGCGCCGCCCACGAACGGCTGATCGCCGTCAGGCTCTGGTGGGGCGCTGGCAGGGCGCTGCGGACGGGCGCGAGGATCTTGTCGTCCTCTGCCGTGGGGGATACGCTAGGGGCCGCGACGCCGCGACTGCCTGCAGCGATCCCTCGCCAGGGGGTACCTCGTGCCCACGCGTTACGTCAGGCCCTTCACGTCGGAGCTGGTCGGCGACGACGGCAAGCGCATCACCGAGCTGCTGTGGGGCGATCCGGTCCACGTGACCGGCGCCGTCGAGGACGGCTTCATCCGCGCGCGGGCGCGCGGCCGTCCACTGCCGAAGAAGGGCGAGGCCGAACCGCCCACTGGCTGGGTGCGCGCGGACGACCTGATGCCGGCGAACCCGCTCCTCGAGCTCTACGTCATCGACGTCGGTCAGGGCGACAGTGTCCTCATGCGCACGCCCGACGATCGGTGGCATCTGATCGACGGCGGCGTGGCCGCCGAGCAGCAGATGACGCGGAAGGGCGCCGCGAACTTCCTACGGTGGAAGTTCCTCGACGACCTCGGTCGCGACGCCGTCGAGCTGGAGACGGTGATCCTCACGCACGCCGACGAGGACCACTACGGCGGGCTCGCGAACGTCTTCACCGGGCGCGTGCCGATGCGCGATCCGTTCCCGGTGCGCATCGCGCGCTTCTTCCACAGCGGCATCGCGAACTTCGCCGCCGCACCGAAGACCGGCGACGAGGTCGCGGGCGAGGTCCCCGCGTTCCCGATCCCCGGTCAGCGCATCAGGCGCGGCGGACGCTTCGTCACGCAGCTGCTCGGCGGCAAGACGTCGTTCCGGAAGCCACCGCGGCCGCTGGCTCCGCGCTACGCGGCGTTCGCGGCGCTCGTCGGCCGCCTCGAGGGCAGCGTCGCCCGACTCTCGCGCGACGACGGACACCTGCCCGGCTATGCGCCCGGTGACGGCGACGTGACGATCCACGTGCTCGGGCCGGTGATGGAGACGCTCACCGACGGCACGCGCGGCCTGCGCGTGCTCGGCGCCACCGGCGTCACCAAGAACGGGCACTCGATCGTGCTGCGCGCGGACTACGGCGACGTACGCGTCCTGCTGACGGGCGATCTGAACGACGCGTCCCAGCGGCTGCTGCTCAGCTACGTGCCGGCCGCGGACTTCGCGGTCGACGTGGCCAAGGCGTGCCACCACGGCGCCGAGAAGGTGGAGCTGGACTTCATCGCCGCGATGCAGGCGCGGGCGACGGTCATCTCGTCGGGTGACAACGAGTCGCACGCCCATCCGCGGCCGGTGCTCATGGGTGCGTCGGCGCGCTACGGGCGCGAGGCGGTGGACGAGAAGGGCGCGCGCATGCCGCCGCTGCTCTACTCGACGGAGCTCGCGCGCTCGGTCGCCCTCTGCTACGCCAGCGGCGTGCGGGTCCGCCCGGCGGCCGGTGGACAGCCGGAGCAGGTCGACCTCGGCCTCACCGATGTGCGTCCCGACGTGCGCGGTCAGGACTATCGCAAGCTCGCGTTCCTGCCGCTGGCGAGCGATCTGGTGTACGGCCTCGTGAACGTCCGCACCGACGGCGTCCACGTGCTGTGCGCGACCATGGAGGAGGCGGGGACCGACTTCGACGTCAAGGTGTTCCGCGCCGGCCAGGCGCCGTGAGGCGGGCCGGCGCGGTAGCGGAGGGCGCGCACGGAAGGCACGTTTGCGCGTCCTCCGCCCACCCCGCCATGCCCGCCATCGTCGTCCGTCGCGCCGCGACGCTCGCCCTGCTCGCCGTTCTCGCCACGCCACTGTCGCCGCTCCACGCGCAGGGAGACGCGCCATTCCGCGTCGGCCCCGTCGCCGTGCGCGCCGGGGAGGCGGCGTCGGGCTTCCTCGACGTGCCCGCGGGCAGCGACGGCGCCACGCGCGTGCCGGTGAGCGTGCTGCGCGGACGCGAGACGGGACCGGTGCTCGCGCTCGTGGCGGGCACGCACGGCAGCGAGGTCGCGCCGATCATCGCATTGCAGCGCCTGCGCGCGCGGCTCGATCCCGCGGCGCTGCGCGGCACGCTGATCCTCGTCCACGTCGCGAACATGCCGAGCTTCCTCGGCCGCACCGTCTACTACTCGCCGGTCGATCGCAAGAACCTCAACCGCGTCTATCCCGGACGCGCCGACGGCACGGTGAGCGAGCGCATCGCGCACGCCATCACCACCGAGGTCATCGACCGCAGCGACTACCTGGTGGACATGCACGCCGGCGACGGCAACGAGTCGCTGCGCCCGTACACCTACTGGAGCCGGCTCGGCCTCGACGCGCGCGTCGACTCGCTGTCGCGCGAGATGGCGCTCGCATGGGGCCACGACCACGTCGTCGTCAACGACGACCGGCCGCGCGACCGCGCGCGCAGCCTCTACACGCAGAACACCGCGCAGGTGCGCGGCAAGCCGTCCATCACCACCGAGACCGGCTACCTCGGCCTTCCCGAGCCCGAGATGGTGCGCGCGAACGAGGAGGGCGCGATCCGCCTCATGCGCCACCTCGGGATGCTGCCGGCGCTGGGCGCGCTGCGCGCCGAGGAGCGTGTCGCCGCGCCGCTGTACCTCGCGCGCACGGTCGTGCTGACGAGCCCCGCGACGGGCGTGTGGCACGCGAGCGTCGAGCGCGGGACGACGGTGCCGCAGGGCGCGCCCATCGGCCGCGTGACGGACTTCTTCGGCGCGACGGTGGCGACGGTGCGCGCGCCGTTCGCGGGCGAGGTGCTCTACGTCATCGGCACGCCGGCGATGAGCGAGGGCGAGCCGGTCGCGATGCTCGGACAGGCGGCGGACAGCGTGCCGGCGCTGCAGCCGCCGCCGCCCGTCGAGGCGGTGTCGCTGCTCGGCGACACGCTGCGGCGGCCCGCGCTCGCGCCCGCGACGCAGCGGCGCATGGAGGCGCAGCTCGACTCCGCGCGCGCGATGCTCGCCGCGTCCCCCAACAGCGCCGACGCGAAGATCTGGGTCGCGCGCCGGCTCGGCTACCTGGGGCGCTACCGCGACGCGATCGACGTGCTCACGCGCGCGGCGGCCGAGCATCCCGACGATCCGCGCATCTACCGCCATCGCGGGCACCGGTATCTCACCGTGCGCGACCTGCCGCGCGCCGTCGCGGACCTGGAGCGCGCCGCG
This is a stretch of genomic DNA from Roseisolibacter agri. It encodes these proteins:
- a CDS encoding glycoside hydrolase family 2 protein, producing the protein MTRPLPDFLVPDPASHGYPRPQLERDAWWSLNGRWDFALDPDGVWRTPEEVPFDREILVPFAPETPASGIEAKDFFRVCWYRRRFDAPALEAGERLILHFGAVDYASTVWINDVPLQDHEGGYTPWSVDITDALTADGPQTVVVQAEDDPHDLAKPRGKQDWQREPHSIWYQRTSGIWQTVWLEKVPATRIGSLRWTASLEHWAVGLDVHLEGARRAGLRLKVRLTAKGQLLADDTYQLVAGEVHRRIALSDPGIDDYRNELIWRPEQPTLIDAELELWGERGERIDAVRSYTAIRQVGMQGDRFVLNGRPYHLKLVLDQGYWEHTGLTAPGDAALRRDVVMAKAMGFNGVRKHQKIEDPRYLYWADRLGLLVWEEMPSPYRFTRLAVDRLTKQWLDVMRRDASHPCIMAWVPFNESWGVPDLPSMPEQRHWVEALYHLTRTVDSSRLVVGNDGWESVATDLVGIHDYDHDPERIRRRYRPEVELPQIFQRERPGHRLLVLNDVETHAKLPVVLSEFGGIAYAADEDRTWGYSRCATAEEFQARYAALLRVVNGIGLFTGFCYTQFTDTYQEANGLLYMDRTPKFDLAQMDRATRGDADRMPEPGLPGSPPMIVPEHAP
- a CDS encoding alpha/beta hydrolase, which produces MPARLTHDLRDERAIRGGRRVDLTFGREGDDERVPAVLLLPEGASRERPAPGAVLLHGFTSRKEQMADTVGAPLLARGIATLAIDLPLHGERIAEGQGSQWGSGGYARAVDRSAFGNPLALAGSWRAAQRETSLALGYLGARSEVDRERLAIVGFSMGSFLGVLVAAAEPRVRALVLAAGGDLPEGTPFARVIRTLADPLRAVRRFDGRPLLMAHGRRDTTVSPAQAQRLFDAAQEPKELRWYDAGHYLPARAIDDAATWLLERLG
- a CDS encoding UDP-glucose--hexose-1-phosphate uridylyltransferase: MADDLTLLAERPHRRLNPLSGEWVLVSPHRAKRPWQGQVEKPAVAARPAYDPTCYLCPGNARAGGHRNPDYTGTFVFDNDFAALVPGGDDVLVNDGDLLVAHAEPGRCRVVCFSPRHDQSLPDLPLADVRRVVDVWADEYLALGSDPQVAHVQIFENKGEAMGASNPHPHGQIWAQRTVPMHVARELDRQRAHHARHGRTLLGDYLALELARGERVVVANDHFVALVPFWAVWPFETLVVSRRAVPHVAALDDAERDALADVLGRLTRRYDRLFDVSFPYSAGLHQAPTDGAAYPEWHLHLHFYPPLLRSATVRKFLVGYEMLGEPQRDLTPETAAERLRALSDAP
- a CDS encoding WD40/YVTN/BNR-like repeat-containing protein codes for the protein MTRSAPRRAALPALALATALPFALTLLAGPSAVAAQQPTRSRINAPAPEPAARFAAGQSLRFDSAAFAALRWREVGPPRGGRSVAVAGSVQRPLEYWMGTTGGGVFKTTDGGMSWQPASDRYFGGTIGAIAVDPSNADVVYVGGGETDIRGNTSHGDGLWKTTDGGRTWTMLGFKDEYISTIRVHPTNANVVWLGVFGRVFSAHPDRGVYKSTDGGKSFQKVLFVNDSTGAIDIALDPSNPDVMYAAMWQAYRTPWSMSSGGIHSGIWKSTDGGAKWTKLTGTARGLPTGTIGKIGLAVSPAKPSRIWAQIEHDSGGVYRSDDGGQSWSYINRDRKLRQRAWYYSQLYADPKDSNVVYGLNVGMFRSKDGGVTFPETLNPPHGDNHDLWIAPNDPNRMVQANDGGANVSLNRGASWTAQSYATAQFYHVSTTNEFPYKVCGAQQDNSTLCGPSRKEGGVTMADWYDAGGGESGYVTPHPTKPDVIFAGSYGGLLTRKDRRTEFERNVTVYPDNPMGYSSEDIPVRFQWTFPIVFSRHDPGVLYAGGNFLFRSTDEGQSWTRVSPDLSRHDPRTMGASGGPITKDQTGVETYGVIFTFDESPLQKGLLWAGTDDGYVWMSRDNGANWKNVTPPDMGDFTRVSMIEPGHYAACAAYVASNRYQQDDKRPIIHKTTDCGATWTKIVNGIGAEDFTRVVREDPVRRGLLYAGTERGVWVSFDDGANWQTLRRNLPPVPVHDLVVKDADLVIATHGRSFWIMDDVSALRQVTPQTIAKTTLYKPRDAYRVNWGGGGFGGGGRGGGNTAPSGVTLYYHLTQPNQRVRMEFLDAAGKTISAFTSDQDSATAADSVRGAQRRTQRLDSLVATGISRDSATKLMRTNEGSGAGGGGGGAVDFEALARSGPRPPRVPNRAGLNTFSWNLRYPDAVRFENMIMWAGNTNGPIAPPGTYSVRMTVDGEAQPHTQTFVVRKDPRSEATLADLQEQFRFLTQIRDRVSDANNAVRTVRNVRAQVADRTKLIAGKAQAAEFQQASSTLMTELTAPEEAIYQTKNQSSQDPLNFPIKLNNKIAALTGVVSSTEAKPTKQSYEVFNRLSGSLEVELKKVRKSLDETLPKVNAILRAAGLPIIVPGTAEPRDPARPAVVMDDDAMDEQKTKW
- a CDS encoding YIP1 family protein produces the protein MDATIPRRSIVDRMRGAAMFDVATYEEVEADTSATGQAAVVVVLAAIAAAIGNAFRGGPGILGGLVSSLIGWAVWSGITYIVGTRVFKGTATWGELLRTLGFAQAPGVLMVAAIVPVLGVLVKIVIWLWMLGTGIVAIRQALDFDTGKAVMTALVGWLASIVVFWVLAGIFGAALF